GGCGCCGACCACCAGCACGCGGGCCGCGGCGAGTCGGGCCTGGCCGCTCGGGCCGACTTCGGGCAGGGCGATCTGGCGCGCGTAGCGATCGGTCATCCGCGCGCGCCGGTGAGGGTAACCCAGTCCGCGACGCGGATGGCCGGTTCGGGATGCCGGGTCACATCGCTGACCACGGCGACACTGTCCGCGCCGGCGTCGAAACATCCGGCGGCGCATTCCAGCGTGATGCCGCCGATCGCCACCAGCGGCCGCCTGCCGACCCGCCGTTTCCACTCGGCGATGCGCGGCAAACCCTGCGGCGCCCACGGCATCGCCTTGAGCGTGGTGGGATAGATCGGACCCAGCGCCACGTAATCGGGGTCACAGGCCAGCGCGTGATCGAGTTCCGCGTGATCGTGCGTGCTGATGCCGAGGCGCACGCCACGCGCGCGGATCGCCTTCAAATCGGCATCGGGCAGATCCTGCTGTCCGAGGTGGATGAAGTCGGCGCCTTCGTCCAGCGCGATCTGCCAGTGATCGTTGACCACCAGCTGCACCTGCCGCGCGCGGCAGACCGCCAGCGCCGCGCGCACTTCACGACGAACCTGCGCCGGCGGCCGTTCCTTGATGCGCAACTGCAGCAGCCGGACGCCGAGCGGGGCGAGTCGACCGACCCAGTCGGCGCTGTCCACGATCGGGTAGAACGCGGGGAACGCGTTCATGCCAGCCACGCCGTGCCTGCCACCGGCGTCGAGGGCACGGCGAGATCGCGCGGCTCCATCGGTTGCGCCTCGAAGCCGGCGCGGCCCGCCTCGATCGCCCGTGCGAACGCCCCGGCCATCGCCACCGGATCGCCGGCCATGGCCACCGCGGTGTTCAGCAGCACGCCGTCGACGCCCAGCTCCATCGCCTGCACCGCATGCGACGGGCGGCCGATGCCGGCGTCCACGATCAGCGGCACGTCGGGGAAGTGCGCGCGCAGCGCACGCAGGCCGAACGCATTGTTGAGCCCGCGGCCGCTGCCAATCGGCGCGCCCCACGGCATCAGCACGCGGCAGCCGGCCTGCAGCAGGCGATCGGCCACCACCAGGTCCTCGGTGGTGTACGGAAACACCTCGAAGCCGTCGGCGGCCAGTTCGGCCGCGGCCTCGACCAGGCCGAACACGTCGGGCTGCAGCGTATCGGCATCGCCGATCACCTCCAGCTTGATCCAGGCGGTGTGGAAGATGTCGCGCGCCATCCTGGCGGTGGTCACCGCTTCCTTCGCCGAGTGGCAGCCGGCGGTGTTCGGCAGCACGCGCACGCCGAGGTCGCGGATCAGCGACCAGAAGCCCTGGCCGCTGCGCTGCGTGCCGGCTTCGCGCCGCAGCGACACGGTGACCACCTCGGTGCCCGCAGCGCGCACTGCCTCGGCGAGGATCGCCGGCGAGGGGTAGCGCGCGCTGCCCAGCATCAAGCGCGAGCCCAGTTCGATGCCGTAGAGATTCATGGCTCAGCCGCCCTGCATCGGTGCGAGGATTTCCAGCGCATCGCCCTCGGCCAGCGCGGTCGTGTCGCGCTGGCTGGCCGCCACGAAGCGGCCGTTCAAGGCCGTGGCGACGATGGCCTGGTGGTAATCGAGTTCGTCCAGCGCCTGCGCCAGGGTGGTGGCGCGCATCGCGCGGGCGACGCCGTTCACGGTGATGTGCATGAAGCGGTTTCCGGGAGGGTGGGAAGGATCATCTGCGCGGCCTGCCGGGCGAACGCCGGCGCCAGCAGGAAGCCGTGGCGGTAAAGCCCGTTGAGGTACGCGGTGCGGCCGCGCCTGAGCACGCGCGGCAGGTTGTCGGCGAAGGCCGGGCGCAGGCCCACGCCCAGTTCCAGTATCTCGGCCTCGCCGAACGCCGGGTGCAGCGCATACGCGGCGTTGAGCATGTCCATCGCCGAACGCACGGTGACCGGGCCGCGGCCGCTGCTTTCCAGCAGCGTGCCGCCGAGCATGAAGACGCCGTCGCCGCGCGGCACCACGTACAACCCGAAGCGCGGATGCAACAGGCGCACCGGGCGCGACAGCTGAAGGTCGGGCGAGCGCACGACGATCATTTCGCCGCGTACGCCGCGCAGGCCTTCCAGCGTGTCGCGCGCGGCAAGGCCGCGGCAGTCGAGTACCTGGTCCGCAGCGATGCGTTCGGCATCGGCGTCGACGCCATGGCGGATCGTCACGCCCATGGCCTTCAGTTGCGCGGCCAGCGCGGGCAGCGCGCGGCGTGGATCGAGGTGGGCTTCCTCGGGGAAGAACAGGCCCTGGCGGAAACGTCCGGCCAGCTCCGGTTCCAGCGCGCCGATGCGCTCGGCATCGATCGGTTCGAAGCGCTCGGTACGCCGGCCGAACAGGGCCAGCTCGCCGGCGTCGCGGCTGGCCGCGACGACCAGCGTGCCGCGCTGCACGGTCCCGTCGAAGTGGTGCTGCCACCACGCGATGGCGGGCGCGCCCAGCGCGGCCACCTGCCGCTCGGCGGTGGCCTGCTCGCACCACGGCGCCAGCATGCCGCCGGCGACCCACGCGCAGGCCTGCGCGTGGTCTGGCGCCCGCTCGATGATCTCCACCCGGGCGCCGCGCTCGGCCAGCTCGATCGCCGCGACCAGGCCGGCGACGCCCGCGCCGAGGATGCCGATGTGCATGGCGGCTACTCCGCGGTCGGCACGTAAAGCGTGGCGCCGTGTTCGATGAACTCGCGCGACTTGCCGTCCAGGCCGGCCTGCAGCACGGCCTCCTCCATCTCGCGTACTTCGCGGCGCAGGTCCTGGGTGATCTGCATCGAACAGAACTTCGGCCCGCACATCGAGCAGAAATGCGCGACCTTGTGCGCCTCCTTCGGCAGGGTGGCGTCGTGGTAGGCGCGCGCCGTGTCGGGGTCGAGCGACAGGTTGAACTGATCCTCCCAGCGGAATTCGAAACGCGCGCGCGACAGCGCGTCGTCGCGGCGCTGTGCCGCCGGGTGGCCCTTGGCGAGGTCGGCGGCGTGCGCGGCGATCTTGTAGGTGATGACGCCGGTCTTGACGTCGTCGCGATTCGGCAGGCCGAGGTGTTCCTTCGGCGTGACGTAGCAGAGCATCGCGGTGCCGAACCAGCCGATCATCGCCGCGCCGATGCCCGAGGTGATGTGGTCGTAACCCGGCGCGATGTCGGTGGTCAGCGGGCCGAGCGTGTAGAACGGCGCCTCGGCGCAGTGCTGCAGCTGCTTGTCCATGTTGAGCCGGATCTTGTGCATCGGCACGTGGCCGGGCCCTTCGATCATCACCTGGCAGCCGTGTTCCCACGCGATCCGGGTCAGCTCGCCCAGGGTTTCCAGCTCGGCGA
This is a stretch of genomic DNA from Rhodanobacter sp. FDAARGOS 1247. It encodes these proteins:
- a CDS encoding thiamine phosphate synthase: MNAFPAFYPIVDSADWVGRLAPLGVRLLQLRIKERPPAQVRREVRAALAVCRARQVQLVVNDHWQIALDEGADFIHLGQQDLPDADLKAIRARGVRLGISTHDHAELDHALACDPDYVALGPIYPTTLKAMPWAPQGLPRIAEWKRRVGRRPLVAIGGITLECAAGCFDAGADSVAVVSDVTRHPEPAIRVADWVTLTGARG
- a CDS encoding thiazole synthase, whose product is MNLYGIELGSRLMLGSARYPSPAILAEAVRAAGTEVVTVSLRREAGTQRSGQGFWSLIRDLGVRVLPNTAGCHSAKEAVTTARMARDIFHTAWIKLEVIGDADTLQPDVFGLVEAAAELAADGFEVFPYTTEDLVVADRLLQAGCRVLMPWGAPIGSGRGLNNAFGLRALRAHFPDVPLIVDAGIGRPSHAVQAMELGVDGVLLNTAVAMAGDPVAMAGAFARAIEAGRAGFEAQPMEPRDLAVPSTPVAGTAWLA
- the thiS gene encoding sulfur carrier protein ThiS, with product MHITVNGVARAMRATTLAQALDELDYHQAIVATALNGRFVAASQRDTTALAEGDALEILAPMQGG
- a CDS encoding FAD-dependent oxidoreductase; translation: MHIGILGAGVAGLVAAIELAERGARVEIIERAPDHAQACAWVAGGMLAPWCEQATAERQVAALGAPAIAWWQHHFDGTVQRGTLVVAASRDAGELALFGRRTERFEPIDAERIGALEPELAGRFRQGLFFPEEAHLDPRRALPALAAQLKAMGVTIRHGVDADAERIAADQVLDCRGLAARDTLEGLRGVRGEMIVVRSPDLQLSRPVRLLHPRFGLYVVPRGDGVFMLGGTLLESSGRGPVTVRSAMDMLNAAYALHPAFGEAEILELGVGLRPAFADNLPRVLRRGRTAYLNGLYRHGFLLAPAFARQAAQMILPTLPETASCTSP